DNA sequence from the Vibrio sp. BS-M-Sm-2 genome:
TTTGGTATTTGGCTTCTGGTTACGGGGGTATCTAGTCAGCCGATTATTGTGCTGGGCTCATGGCAAGAATGGTTTCATCCATGGCATTGTTTAGAATCGAACGGTTGCGCTGCATCGCGGCCATGAGCGTTGAGCCTAGCCACAAGCCATAAAGCGTTCGAGATAGCGATTCTGGCTCTGCGATAGTGAAATCACCGTCCTCATTGCCTTCTTCAAATAGCTTTGCCATACGCAGGATGATCTTTTCTGCGCCTTCCGCCATGGTCGATTGCAGCGGGTTAGCAGACCCAGACACTTCTCCAGCCAGTTTTACGACAAGACATTGGATATTGAAGCCCTCAGTCAGCTTCGACGCGCACCAAAAATCGAAATAGGCTTTAACGCGATCACGACGAGAAAGCGATTCATCACTTAAAAAGTCGTCCAGCTTAGCGAGGTGCTCATCAAAGTAGTTAGTAAGAAGGATCTCGCCAAAGTGCTCTTTGGATTTAAAGTAGTGGTAAAAAGAACCCTTGGTGCCTTCCGCTTGGTTGATGATTTTCATCAGGCCAACACCAGCAAACCCGTGTTCATTAATAAGGCTAAACCCTGCATCGAGCATAGCTTGTCGCATGTCTTTCAT
Encoded proteins:
- a CDS encoding TetR/AcrR family transcriptional regulator gives rise to the protein MKDMRQAMLDAGFSLINEHGFAGVGLMKIINQAEGTKGSFYHYFKSKEHFGEILLTNYFDEHLAKLDDFLSDESLSRRDRVKAYFDFWCASKLTEGFNIQCLVVKLAGEVSGSANPLQSTMAEGAEKIILRMAKLFEEGNEDGDFTIAEPESLSRTLYGLWLGSTLMAAMQRNRSILNNAMDETILAMSPAQ